The Hemiscyllium ocellatum isolate sHemOce1 chromosome 20, sHemOce1.pat.X.cur, whole genome shotgun sequence region GCATCAGTTATGTACATGAACACTTTAGAAAGCAGGTAATGTTTTTAAAAGACGTCAGGACCCCACCCAGATTTTCATAAGAAGAATAGCTATAAGAGGATGGTTTTGGATATAGAATCCCAGAGGCTTGTTCAATCATTCAGTACACTGCTCAGCAGTTTTCACAGAAGACAGGGGACACATTTTCAAGGTTTGATATAGCCTTTATTTAAAATTGATAATTTTGAATGTGAAGGATGGAAATTTACTTTGAGAAAGTATTTTAAGATAAATTGAAAGATTTTTACAGTATATTGATGTTTTGCAGTGCAGTATTATTTTAGTTTAATGCAAGCGTTACTATGACTCGAGTTCTGTACTATGGGTGAGTGAAATTGGTCCGTGCCAACAGGATATAATAGATTTGTAAAGAATCAACAAGTAAGATATTACTGCAacggtttgtttttgttttccattGATTTGGAAAAGAATGCCAAGGACTTTTGATTTTAATCTATGTTAAACCAATGAGAAGATAAGGAAATGAGTCTCTAAAAAGAGTTTTAATGATTGTTTTCTGAATTTCAGTGAATTTTTGATTCATTTCAAGCCTGTTTTGATATGTTGGCATTGACTTTATTCATACTCTGAAACTTTTTAGCTGGTCTATATGCACACTAATTCAACCTTGTCTGACTGCAGTGTGACTATTGTACATGATGGACATCAGGCATTTTTTTTTGGCAGAATGCAGAGAGAATAATCTGCTAGGGAGCTGGACATTAGCCTTTCTTTTTGGAACGTAGTTCAGCCAGAGCTCAATGTATAAAGCAAGAAAGACATCTTTAAAACTTGCTTATTGTCTTGAGATGGGATGTTGGGGTCATCAGCAAAGActgtatttgttgcccatcagtGATTGCCCggggtctgagtggattactgGGTTATTTCCCAGAGCAGCTAAGGGTcagccacattgatgtgggtctggagacgCATTCAGATTAGACCGGACaaagatggcaggtttccttctccAAAGGTCATCGTGCTTTTACCGGCTTTTAATGATAGTTGTCTTGGTCACCATCACGGAAACCAAATTtacattccagatttattgattgaatatgaattccaccagctgctgtggtgggatttgaacccattgtCTCCAGAAGATTGGCTTCTCTGTGACATTGAAACTGTCTCCATGGCAAAGGACGTCTTTGTTCTTTTATGGAATTGTCCATCCCGAATTTCCCTGGAGGAGGTGATGGCTCACTGCTTTCTTTGAACTGCCACAAACTTTGTAGTATAAATGCACTGtcaaggaaggaattccaggattttgatccctTTCCAGTGGCGACAGAGTGATTGAACTCCAAGGTGGGAGGGTGTGTGGCTGGGAGGGGAGTTTGTAGTATGCACAcagctgctgtccttgtcctatCAGGCAGTACAGTTTGTGGGTTTGGAGGTTGCTCTCGCAGGAGACTTGGTGAGTTTACTCCCAGGATATTTATCCTTTTTTCAACATCAAAGGTTCATTCAAATCAACTCCTCTCAGATGTTGACTGCCCTATTCTGTGGTTCATGTAGTATTGTAAATTTTGATCTCGCGTTTGCAGGTTTCTTCTTGTTAAGCAACAATGTCAAATTAAAGGTCAACTGATTTGTTCAGGTGTTAAAAATTAGCCTCACCCTGTGAGTGAGGTTGAACTAGAAGAATCTTTTTGcttattcattggatgtgggcatcactggccaggccagtgtttattgcccatccctaattgcccagagggtttTAGGCGTTTACTACATtgatgtgggtgtggagtcatacGTAGGTGACTCCTaattgctccttggatgttgccagacctgctatgcttttccatcacaacatgttttaactctgatctcaagtcctcactttctcctagtcacacGTAGGTCAGGCCATAgaatatcacagaatccctacagtgtggaaacaggctctttggcccaacaagtccacactgaccctccaaagagtatcacaCCTAGACCCATCCcgtaccctattactctataattaactttgactaatgcacctaaccgacacatccctgaacactatgggcatttagcatggccagttcacctaacctgtacatctttgggctgtgcgaggaaaccggtgcagccggaggaaacccacgcagacatggggagaatgtgtaaactcgacacagacagtcacccaaggctggaatcgaacccaagttcctggcgctgtgaggcagcagtgctaaccactgagccagataAAGTAGGTTATGTCCTTGCGCTGAACTGGTGGGATTTTCCTGATAGatattcatggtcatcagtaaacTCTGAATTCCAGAGTGCACCTTTTCTTAACATAGTGTgggagctcagtactgactgcaCCTTGTCTCAATGTAGTGTGGGAGCTAAGTACTGACCGCACCTTGTCTCAATATAGTGTGGGAGGTCAGTACTGATTGCACCTTGTCTCGATGTAGTGTGGGAGGTCAGTACTGATTGCACCTTGTCTCAATATAGTGTGGGAGGTCAGCACTGATTGCACCTTGTCTCGATGTAGTGTGGGAGGTCAGTACTGATTGCACCTTGTCTCGATGTAGTGTGGGAGTTCAGCACTGACTGCACCTTGTCTCAATGTAGTGTGGGATCTCggcactgactgcacctttgatAACTCAACGGCCCCACTTAGAGGAAACAGGAAGTATAGTAAACATTCAAGCTTGGGGTGCACTTGCTTCGTTTCAATCATGCTTATCTCTATCTGCGAAAAATGTGGCCACTGCTACTTGCCCTGTGTATGCTAATCTTGACTTTATTCCCTTTTTACAGGAAAATCCAACTGGTTTCTGGTTCTAGAAAGTGTTACATTTGACCAGATATGATGGCAAATACACCAGTGTCCAATTGCCTCTTTCCAATGAAGCTCATAACTCTCATTGTCATTGGTAGGTTAATGCCTTTAATTGCTATTTTTCAATTTTGGGATCTATCTGTGGCCTAATACAGGCCACAATTGTGACATGCCAGGGAAATGAAAGCAATGCATCTTTGACCTGCATTGGCTTTACAGAGCAGGGATCCTGAACTGTACAGTCAGCTGCAGATGAAATGCCCTGTTAGTTGAAATGCTTGAATTACATTTTGTGTTCAGCTGACTGacgaagtcttgcactttggattTGGTATCAGGAACAAAAGCCTATCATCAGAATTCAAGTCTATCTTCAGAACAATTTAATTTGTGGAACTCTATACCACAGAGTTCCTGAATATATTGGAGTGCAGGATTCTTTCACTAATCTCTTAATGCCATACAGTGGAAAATTTGTTAAATAAAAAGTAGCACTATGCATCTAGTTGTTTCAGAGGTTATTGAAGCATTCTGTTCCTTTGTAATATCCTCACTTTgtaatgattcattttggatatTGCAATGGGACTGCTCCATACAGTAGCAGgtatattttaatttaatttagtttcaTTTATTATTTTCACACATACTGTGATGATTTGTTTTGCATATTAACCAGAGAAATCATACCTTATAAAAATACTGTCCTTGAGTAAGCAGTTGATCCACACAGTTACCTTCTCCATCAAATCAGTGATAATCCTTATTCAATTGCTCATGTCTTGAGTTAGAGGATCTGAAACAGTTTCTCTTGTTCTTTGACTTGTTCATTCATGAGCTATTAGATATTGCACTGAGGTATGAAGTGTGTACGTTTTGATGAACAAATGATTTGTGGAACTCTCCTTTAACAGATTATTCTGATATTTCCTTTCAGGTTTCTTTCTGACCATTTTGAATGCTCAGTCGGTAAGAGGAATTTGATATCTTCTCTTGCATATCATTGAAAATACAATTAGAGAGCGCACAATCATTCCAAGATCAGTCTGATGTAAAATATTGTATAATAATTAGGGTAAAGATTGAGAAGTGCAGATTTGATAAGGGCAGTGAGTCAATGTGAGAAGTTGACCTGTGCTCTGTTATATTAATATTCAAAAAAATAGCAGTAACCAATCAATAAGAGCAAAGGTACTTCAATTGACACATTCCTCGTTGTGGAACATTGTCAtgaaatctctacagtgtggaagcaggccatttggtccattgtgtccataccaaccctccagacccaaccccatccctgtaatcctgtatttcccacggccaatcctcctaacctgggtatctttggactgtgggagaaaactggagcatctagaggaaacatgcgcagacacgaggagaatgtgcaaactccacatagaccgtCACTTAGAATGGAaccaaacttgggtccctggtgctgtgaggcagcaatgctaaccactaggcCACCCATTAGTCAATCAGCCTTTTAAACAAGCTATATGGCTATTGAGTTAATTATGTGTTTAAAATGTATGCTATAAATGAATACAAGAGTGAGTAGCTTGTTTGACCCTCTGCAGGCTGTTGGTGAGAAAGGATCACAACAACTCAGACCGATCTTGTTTAGAAGACGTGTGAAACGTGCCACTGGTAAGTAATGAGCAATGAGGCAAACTGTGTATTGATGTAGGCCTGTGTGACATCATCGAGCTCCGACCCGCCCCAGCTCATTGGCCACTGAAATCCTCATTCATGCCTTTACTTTCTCCTGTCTTCATTACTGCAATGCACTGCTGgtcagcttcccattttccactcACCGTGAACTTCTGCCCATCCAAACCTCTGCTATCTGCATCCAAATTGGCAGCAAGTCCTGTTTATGCATTGACCTCATATTCATTGCCCAAACACATATTTTGAGATGGGAGCAGCCTCTGCTTCTTTATTTAAACACCTCCCAATTGTCTTACACCTCCTTATCGTTATAGCCACTTCTAGACCACAAGCCCATCTATGTGTTTCCAATGCCGATCTCTTCAGCTTTCCCAATTTTAATCACTTGACCATAGGCAACCATGTTATCAAGGCTCCAAACTCTGGCCTCGCCTTCTTAAACATTTCTGCCTGTGTACTTTTCTGTCCTTTTAAGGTAGTCTTTACAACCCACTTCTATGACCAAATCTTTGGTCATCATTTTTAATGTCACCTCATGTGGCTAAGTGTCAGAGTATCTTGTGAACCTGTAGCATGATTAGGTCCTACACCTCAGGCTCCATTCCCAGCCAAGTCTGGTCGCATGTTACGTGTCTATATACTGACATCTGCATGTGTCAAATGCAAATATGTTTGTGTGCTTGCAGATTGTACCAATGGCCTAATTGCAAAAGATATGACCAGCAATACATTATTGCCTGCACTGTATCCTACTGAACAGTTAGACGCTTGCTTGAACAACAGTGTGCTCCTTGCAAATCTCACTGAACTGGGACACATCGCTTTTAGTAGAGATCAACTTCTTGTTCTAAAAAGGAAACTGGGAGAGGTAAGGTTGCATCATTTGGAGATATATTCTTCCCTTGAGGTATACTTCTAGTATCCAACATAGTTAATCCCTAAGAACCATCCATGCATAGGGTGGCATAGAAACTGTAtacaaacaggccatttagccccatCAGTCCACCCAGTTGTTTATGCTACATTCAAGCCTTTCTCGCATTTTCCCTCATCTAACTCCATCATTGCCACCCTCTAATGTGTTCTACCACATACGTTTGTCCAACTTCCTGTCATATTACTTGCTTCAACATGTAGCTCATTTTGTAAAGTCTTAGAATGCCCAATAAATGCGTCTTGGTGACCCTCAAGAAAGATCAGATTGTAGTTTTAGTGAAGTGTGAATTGCATGATTCAACTACACACCCAGGCTGCAGAGATAGGTGGCTGGATTTCAAGTGAATTTAACCTGTGAGATTTCCAACCTTGAGATACTCATGGAAGAATGTGTAATAGGAGTTGAAGGGTATGAACTGAGCAATTGGACAAGACATCAGGACACCAATGTAGAACTAACTCGAAGAGTGTGACCCACTGCAAGGGCCCCATTGGTGTTGCACAGTCCCATTATTTGCTTTCCATTGCTGTATAGCcatgagaaagaaagagatagcTATGACCACTACACAATCTATAAAAGAACTAAGGTTTACAAGTGTAGTTTTAACATCTTGCGCACTTTAATCTGGCTGAATGTACACTTTTTGATATTTTGGAACAGATATTCACAGGCGGACTGCCAGAGGAACGGATACAACAGCTGGGATTCATTATTACTGTGTACAGCCCTGAAGAGATCAGCATGTGGAACATAACAAGTGCAGAAACCCTTGCACTTGTTCTAAACAACAGCCCAAATCTGAACACGGTATGGATTAGCACCGAGCTTCTGATCGTATGCCCCTGTTAAAAAACACGCGTTATGCCCAGAATTCAAATGTTGTTTGGGATGCAATGAATGATGAGAAAAACTAAGGCAAAAATGGAACCTTATTGCTACCTGTGATGTGCGAGTACATTAGTCAACAGCTAGTTTAGAAATGTTCTTTGAGCTAAAACAAACCTATGGTGTATGAAGAGAATTCAATCTATACAGACCTGATTCTGACAAAAAAAACTTTGGTAGCGACATTACTGAATGCTGCAATTAAAGAGTGATTCAATCAATACATAAAGACATTCTGCTTGTTACTTTCtgttacatttcagtgagaaacatAGAATAAGAGAATTatcacagtgcagaaggaggccatttgacccattgtgtcagTGTTGGGCCTCTGCAGGAGCAAACCAGCTAGTCTCACTCATCACCATTAGGCTGTAGTTGCAAATTCTTTCTCTTCTGATGACACATCCATTCTGTTTTGAAAGCTTTAGTTGATTCTGTTTCCACTGCATTCTCAGACAGTGAATTCTTGATCTCTAAATAAAATgatgaactgcggatgctggaaatctgaaacaaaaactgaagttgctggcgaaactcagcaggtctggcagcatctgtgaggagaaagcaaagttaatgtttcctggctagtgactcttcatcagaactgttttgccagcaatttctgcctttgAATTCTTGATTCGCTTATTTTGTAGAATATTTTTCCCTGTGCTGCCTTTCGGTTTTTTAAATTGGTCAATCACTTTAACTTGATGTCACTTGGTTCTTGACCATTCCACCAAAGGAAGCAGTTTCTCCCTAGCTGCTCTATTCAGACATCGAACATCTCAGCCTAATTGGCCTTTGATCTTTTCTAAGGAGATTTGTCCTGGCTTCAGCAACCTGCCCTTGGAACTAAAATTCCTCATTGCTGTGACCTCCTCATAAATCTTTCCTCTGCCTCTCTAACCATGTTGTTAATACTGATGTGGATACCTACTATTTTCCCCATATTGATATGAATTCCGAGTATTTTCTCCTTTGCAAATGGATAAGCTCTCACATATTTCACAAAGTAGTGCAAAGAAGTGAAAAGGACGAATGCGTAATCCGACAATATTCTGGGTATATAGAATATATGGGGCATAAAGATAATAAACTGAacttttttctttcatttcagaGCAAAGTCATTATTGAAAATTACCTGCAGAGATCTGGGCCGCTAAACGCTGTTGCTTTGGATGCGATTGGTGGTCCACTACTGTGTACTCTGAGCGAAGAGAACCTTAGGACCATCCTTCCCAGTGAACTGAAGTAAGTGTCAGATTCTCTAAAGCTACTCTGCAAATCTGCTCTCTGGCTCTCTACTGGACCAAGCTGTGACAAAACAAACCTGCAGAAGTCCAAAGGAGCATTTTGTGAATAACTGAGAGCAAACATCAATGAACGCAGACTACCTAAGTTGTTTAAGTGTCAATGATAACAAAATGCATTACCATTTTGTTGCAGGAAAGCCAAGCCACTGAATATTTCCACGTGTACCCAGGCGAAGAAAGACATACTCTTTGGGATCGCTAAAGTTGCATTCCAGGATCTTGCTGGTGATCCCAAAGCCTATTTTAACCAACTCAAGCCATATATTGGTAAGCTACATGACAATCTGCTTTGATGACAATTTGAAGAGTTATACAAatttttttgagaagatttgtagctcaggttgaggttctggatggagaTTTGCTTGctggaccttccagctcagcgagcaaacctacacccagttGTACAATTTGCAGTTCATTGCAAGCTTGAGTACACCAAGGAATTATCCAAGAACGTTCCTTATTAATTCCAAATGAATTAAATCTtccattttactttatttttatgaagagcttatgtttatAAATATCGAGCTGACAGTTCTTTCTGTTCTCTAAAAGGTGGTGCACAAGCTTCTGATTTACAAAGATTAGCTCCTGGCAACATCAACATGGACTTCCAGACATTCAGCAGCCTCAATCCAGTGGAAGTGGAAGTAGGTATCATTGAGGCCTGCAACAACATCCAGCTCTTTAACACATCAGACAGGAACCAGAGCTTAGACACAGTGCCCATCAACAGGAATTCATTCACTCCATCCCATGTTCATCACCACAGGCCACCTCCTTGCTGCACAACTGCTATAGTTATGAGATCTTGCCTAAACTAGAAACCACAACTGAATATCATGATCTCAGCTGTGAAGAAAAGGGAACCAGGAAGTTCATTACATTTCAACCAGATTTAAAGTGGGACTTGGTTGTACTCAGGCTGGGGTGTACTCAGACTGGGGATTACTCAGAATGGGGTGTACTCAGACCGGTGTGTACTCAGACCAGTGTGTACTCAGACTGGGGATTACTCAGAATAGGGTGTACTCAGACCGGTGTGTACTCAGGCCAGTGTGTACTCAGACCAGGCTGTACTCAGACTGGGCTGTACTCACACCGAGTAAACTCTAATTGCTTGACATTATTAAGCAAACTATGTAACAATAAATATGACAGTTGTCAATCATTTCCATGTCTGTGATGGAAGTGGAGTGGTATAGGATCAATCACCAACAAGTCCATCATTACCGCCCATTTGTGTTAGTTCTGAAGAGCAATTTCACCCCCAATATCTCAAATTGAATAGACAATTCATGGAACCATTCAGTTAAAGCTACACAGTTCAGAATGTTTGGAGGGAATCATTTCAGAAGTGGAATTAAATCCATCAGAACAGTACAATTGGCAGACATGAAAGAATGAAGACATTGAGAAAGGCACCATGCTAGGGCTGAGGATCAGATTAAATAGGTAGACGAGATTGAAGGGGAACAGGATTGGTAAATATATGATTAAGATTTTTTACTTATCTAGATTGTAAATGATACCGTGATCATGTTGGGTTAAACACCCTGTTTGCATATTGTTTCCTTCAATGTACATTGTTATTTTAATGGCGCCTTCTACCTTCTGATGTCACTAAAGAACAACATGAAGTCAGGAATGAGAATATTCTGTTGTAACATTATGACCAATTTATCTTTCAGGAACTCACTGCCCAGAACATTCGAGATCTGCTCGGAATTAACCTGAATTCCCTTAAAGAGAATGAAAACCATGAAATAGTGCGGCGTTGGGTTAACTCACACACAGTGGCTGAGGTGATGAGTCTGAGAATTGGCCTTAGAGGTGGAATATCAC contains the following coding sequences:
- the LOC132825245 gene encoding mesothelin-like protein codes for the protein MMANTPVSNCLFPMKLITLIVIGFFLTILNAQSAVGEKGSQQLRPILFRRRVKRATDCTNGLIAKDMTSNTLLPALYPTEQLDACLNNSVLLANLTELGHIAFSRDQLLVLKRKLGEIFTGGLPEERIQQLGFIITVYSPEEISMWNITSAETLALVLNNSPNLNTSKVIIENYLQRSGPLNAVALDAIGGPLLCTLSEENLRTILPSELKKAKPLNISTCTQAKKDILFGIAKVAFQDLAGDPKAYFNQLKPYIGGAQASDLQRLAPGNINMDFQTFSSLNPVEVEELTAQNIRDLLGINLNSLKENENHEIVRRWVNSHTVAEVMSLRIGLRGGISPAGLGNLSILPLPGSATVNSYSLLLSICVAVLGITLQCLS